Proteins encoded together in one Miscanthus floridulus cultivar M001 chromosome 16, ASM1932011v1, whole genome shotgun sequence window:
- the LOC136513798 gene encoding subtilisin-chymotrypsin inhibitor-2B-like, giving the protein MSSTATAAPECGGPKTSWPEVVGLSVEEAKKVILKDKPDADVVVLPTGSPVTMDYRPNRVRIFVDTVAQTPHVG; this is encoded by the coding sequence ATGAGCTCCACGGCGACGGCGGCACCGGAGTGCGGCGGCCCCAAGACGTCGTGGCCGGAGGTGGTCGGGCTCagcgtggaggaagccaagaaggtgaTCCTCAAGGACAAGCCCGATGCCGACGTCGTCGTGCTGCCCACCGGCTCGCCTGTGACCATGGATTACCGCCCCAACCGCGTCCGCATCTTCGTCGACACCGTCGCCCAGACGCCCCATGTCGGCTGA
- the LOC136510270 gene encoding uncharacterized protein produces MSSTATAAAAPECGGPKTSWPEVVGLSIEEAKKVILKDKPDADIVALPVGSIVTPEHRRRTFSATTVAPFSATAAPQPLLSCRRPSPFSTAVAAAATTAPDPISQRSRLASGIPPPLHLLLLPPPAARDDQGQVVGEAVARAGAAVKRRRRRPRAVLQARQVPRPGGLLELAGIRQNCRLQRALIRIRGFGVPTCCNLWCFGIELGLWLLMDCTRCYGSSFQAFYCNSEEVDSLADFCSVSAGRPCYWGYLLLKTTGVNNVTPSMEEEEQFIDVRS; encoded by the exons ATGAGCTCCAcggcgacagcggcggcggcaccgGAGTGTGGCGGCCCCAAGACGTCGTGGCCGGAGGTGGTTGGCCTCAGcatagaggaagccaagaaggtgaTCCTCAAGGACAAGCCCGACGCCGACATCGTCGCGCTGCCCGTCGGCTCGATTGTGACCCCGGA GCACCGCCGCCGCACCTTCTCAGCCACCACCGTCGCCCCCTTCTCAGCCACCGCCGCGCCCCAGCCCCTTCTCAGCTGTCGCCGCCCCAGCCCCTTCTcaaccgccgtcgccgccgccgctacgACCGCCCCCGATCCCATCTCCCAACGCTCACGCCTCGCCTCGGGGATCCCGCCGCCGCTCCATCTGCTTCTACTCCCCCCACCCGCAGCGAGGGATGACCAAGGCCAGGTCGTCGGCGAAGCAGTCGCGCGCGCAGGCGCAGCAGtcaaacggcggcggcggcggccacgcgcTGTCCTCCAAGCTCGCCAGGTACCTCGACCCGGAGGCCTCCTGGAACTAG CTGGGATTCGCCAAAACTGCCGCTTGCAAAGAG CACTAATCCGGATCCGTGGATTTGGGGTTCCTACGTGTTGCAACTTGTGGTGTTTCGGCATCGAGCTCG GTTTATGGCTTCTCATGGATTGTACTCGTTGTTATGGTTCTTCTTTTCAAG CTTTTTACTGCAACTCCGAAGAAGTCGACAGCCTTGCCGACTTTTGTTCGGTTTCTGCAGGGCGTCCTTGCTATTGG GGCTATTTGTTACTGAAAACAACAGGAGTCAACAATGTTACGCCGTCCATGGAGGAGGAAGAACAGTTTATTGATGTGCGCAGCTGA
- the LOC136513427 gene encoding subtilisin-chymotrypsin inhibitor-2A-like, whose amino-acid sequence MSSTAAVTTAPGSGGAKTSWPEVVGLSIEEAKKVILKDKPDADIIVLPVGSRVTDDFLPNRVRIFVDTVAETPRVG is encoded by the coding sequence ATGAGCTCCACGGCGGCGGTGACGACAGCACCGGGGAGCGGCGGCGCCAAGACGTCGTGGCCGGAGGTGGTTGGCCTCAGcatagaggaagccaagaaggtgaTCCTCAAGGACAAGCCCGACGCCGACATCATCGTGTTGCCTGTCGGCTCGCGGGTGACCGATGATTTTCTGCCCAACCGCGTCCGCATCTTCGTCGACACCGTCGCTGAGACGCCCCGTGTTGGCTAG